A part of Jaculus jaculus isolate mJacJac1 chromosome 17, mJacJac1.mat.Y.cur, whole genome shotgun sequence genomic DNA contains:
- the Id4 gene encoding DNA-binding protein inhibitor ID-4 yields the protein MKAVSPVRPSGRKAPSGCGGGGELALRCLAEHGHSLGGSAAAAAAVAAARCKAAEAAADEPALCLQCDMNHCYSRLRRLVPTIPPNKKVSKVEILQHVIDYILDLQLALETHPALLRQPPPPASPLHPSGACPAAPPRTPLTALNTDPAGAVNKQGDSILCR from the exons ATGAAGGCGGTGAGCCCCGTGCGCCCCTCGGGCCGCAAGGCGCCGTcgggctgcggcggcggcggggagcTGGCGCTGCGCTGCCTGGCCGAGCACGGCCACAGCCTGGGCggctcggcggcggcggcggcggcggtggcggcggcgcgGTGCAAGGCGGCCGAGGCGGCGGCCGACGAGCCGGCGCTGTGTCTGCAGTGCGATATGAACCACTGCTACAGCCGCCTGCGGAGGCTGGTGCCCACCATCCCGCCCAACAAGAAAGTCAGCAAAGTGGAGATCCTGCAGCACGTCATCGACTACatcttggacctgcagctggcGCTGGAGACGCACCCGGCTCTGCTGAGacagccgccgccgcccgcgTCGCCGCTGCACCCGTCCGGCGCTTGTCCCGCCGCGCCGCCGCGGACCCCGCTCACCGCGCTCAACACGGACCCG GCCGGCGCTGTGAACAAACAGGGCGACAGCATTCTGTGCCGCTGA